The DNA region AGCGGCCGAAGCCCTGCGCGTCGTCGGCGCTGCCGAAGCGGCCGTCCGCGTTCAGGTCCAGCCCGGTCGCCATGCCGCTGTTGGGCCGCGCGGCGAAGCGGTGCGGATAGTCCAGCCCCGCCTGCGCCAGCAGGGCGGCGAAGGCGTCCAGCGCCTTGCCCTCGAAATCCCAGTCGAAATGGGTCAGCAGCAGGATGTCGGGCCGGGTCTCGGCGATGACCTGGACCACGGCGGTGACCTGCGCATCCTTGCGGCCAAGGTCGCGCAACAAAAGCCCCGGCCCGTCGCGCGACAGGTCGGGGCTGTAGGTCGCGATCCGCAAGGGGTCAGCGTCTGCGGCAAGGCCCAGGGCGGCCAGCAGCGCCGCCCCGGCAAGAGCCCTTAGACCCAAGGCCGGCTCTGGGCCATCTGCGCCTCGAACGTGTCGATGGCCGGCGCCTTTTCCATGGTCAGGCCGATGTCGTCCAGCCCGTTCAGCAGGCAGTGGCGGCGGAAGGGGTCCAGCTCGAAGGGGAAGCTCTGTCCGTCCGAGGTGGTCACGGTCAGGTTCTCCAGGTCCACGGTCATGCGGGCGTTGGCGCCCTTTTTGGCATCCTCCATCAGCACGTCCACCACCTCTTGCGGCATGACGATGGGCAGGATGCCGTTCTTGAAGCAGTTGTTGTAGAAAATGTCGGCGAAGCTGGTGGAGATCACGCAGCGGATGCCGAAATCCAGCAGCGCCCAGGGCGCGTGTTCGCGCGACGAGCCGCAGCCGAAGTTGTCGCCGGCGACGATGATCTGGCTGTCGCGATAGGCCGGCTGGTTCAGCACGAAATCCGGCACCTCGGACCCGTCGGGATTGAAGCGCATTTCATCGAACAGGTTCTTGCCCAGACCCGAGCGATGGATCGTCTTCAGGAACTGTTTCGGGATGATCATGTCGGTGTCGATATTGACCAGCGGCATGGGGGCCGCGATGCCGGTCAGGGTGGTGAACTTGTCCATATGGTGATCCTCGCAGAATTGACTTGGGGCGCGTGCCCCCGTTAACCGAGACCCGAGCGGCGCCTGGCGCCATGGCTATACGGGTCTTGCTGATGTTTTTCGGGTTTTCGAGCCTCTCCGCCCTGCGCGCCTGCATCGCGCGCGACTGGACGCCGCAGATCGGGGACCCCGAGATCACCGGCTGGCTGACGGTGATCTCGTATCTCATATGCTTTGTGCTGGCGGTGATGGTGCTGCGCCGCCGGCCGGCGGGCGCGGCGCGCGGGCTGTGGCTGGCGATCGCCGGGCTGATGGCCTTCCTTGGGCTGAACAAGCAACTCGACCTGCAAACCGCCCTGACGGCGACCGGCCGCTGCATGGCCCATGCCCAGGGCTGGTACGACAACCGCTACCTGGTGCAGATCGCCTTCATCGCCGGGCTGGTGCTGGGCGTGCTGATCGCGCTGGTCTGGGCAAGCCGGGCCTTGCGCGGGCACATGCGCAGGAACGGCCTTGCCCTGCTGGGGCTGGCCGTGCTCTGCGGCTTCGTGCTGGTGCGCGCGGTGGGTTTCCATCATGTCGACATGCTCCTCAGCCTGGATGTCGCGAACCTCAAGTTCAACTTCTGGTTCGAGAACGCCGGGCTGGTGCTGATCGCGATCAACGCCCTGATGCTGCTGAGGCGGGGCCGCTAAGACCCCGCCCGCAGGCATCAGACGGTTTCCGCCAGCAGTTCGCGCACGTCGGTCAGGTGGCCGGCGATCCCCGCCGCCGCCGCCATGACCGGCGACATCAGGTGGGTGCGGCCGCCGCGGCCCATGCGGCCCTCGAAATTGCGGTTCGAGGTCGCGGCGCAGCGCTCGCCCGGCGCCAGCTGGTCGGGGTTCATGCCCAGGCACATCGAGCAGCCCGCCAGCCGCCATTCGAAGCCGGCGTCGGTAAAGATCTTGTCCAGACCCTCTTCCTCGGCCTGCAGGCGCACCAGGCCCGAGCCGGGCACGACCATGCCGCGCACGCCCGCCGCCAGGTGCTTGCCTTTCAGGATGCCGGCGGCGGCGCGCAGATCCTCGATCCGGCCGTTGGTGCAGGAGCCGATGAAGACCGCATCGATCCTGACCTCGTTCAGCGGCGTGCCGGGCTTCAGGCCCATGTAGTCCAGGCTGCGGCGCGCGGCCTCGACCTTGCCGCCCTCGAAATCCTCGGGTGCGGGCACGCGGTCGGTGATTGCCACCACGTCCTCGGGCGAGGTGCCCCAGGTCACCACCGGGGCGATGTCCTCGCCGCGGATGGTGATGACCTTGTCCCAATGCGCGCCCTCGTCGGTGAAGAGCGTCTTCCACCAGTTGACGGCGGCCTCCCAGGCGGCGCCTTTCGGGGCGTGCGGGCGGCCCTGGCAATAGGCGAAGGTCTTTTCGTCCGGCGCGATCAGGCCGGCGCGGGCGCCGCCCTCGATCGCCATGTTGCAGACGGTCATGCGGCCTTCCATCGACAGGTCGCGGATCGCCTCGCCGCAATATTCGATGACATAGCCGGTGCCGCCGGCGGTGCCGGTCTTGCCGATCACCGCCAGCGTGATGTCCTTGGCGGTGACGCCGGGACGCAGCTTGCCGGTGATCTCCACCTTCATGTTCTTGGATTTCTTCTGGATCAGCGTTTGCGTCGCCAGGACGTGCTCGACTTCCGAGGTGCCGATGCCATGCGCCAGCGCGCCGAAGGCGCCATGCGTCGCGGTGTGGCTGTCGCCGCAGACCACGGTCATGCCGGGCAGGGTCCAGCCCTGTTCGGGGCCGACGATATGGACGATGCCCTGGCGGACGTCGCTCATCGGGTAATAGTTCAGCCCGAATTCGCGGGCGTTCTTGTCCAGTTCGGCGACCTGGATGCGACCCTCGGGGTTCTCGATGCCGTTCACGCGGTCAGGCGTCGTCGGCACGTTGTGGTCCGGCACGGCGATGGTACGTTCGGGCGAATGGACCTTGCGGCCGGCCATGCGCAGCCCCTCGAAGGCCTGGGGCGAGGTCACCTCATGCACCAGGTGACGGTCGATATAGAGGATGCAGGTGCCGTCCTCTTGCCGATCCACCACATGGGCGTCGAAGATCTTGTCATACAGGGTGCGGGGGGCGCCCGCATTGGTATTGCCAGTCATGGCTGTCTCTTTCCGAAAGAGTAGCTAGGGAAAATCGCTGGTGGTCCGCTGGACCAGAGGCGCGCGCAGGCGCCGCCACCCGTCAAAGTCGCGCGGTGACGGACAGGCTTTCGCCGTAGAACCGGCCGGGCAGGCGGGCGCGGTCATGGATATCGAAATAGACGAATCCTTGCATGCCGGCAGTATTACGCCGATTTCGCCCGGCGTTCAACATCGTCACACGCGGCTGTTAATTCCATGTTGAGGATTGGTCCCTATTCTGCCCGCGACAATGACGGAAAGGATCAGGCATGCTGATTCGCATCATCCTGCGGACGATTCCGCTGGCCTGCGTGACGCTCTTCACCCTGGCGGTCTATCTGACCGACACGCCGCTGGATCGGGCGCGGGCGCTGTCGCGGCTTGACCATGGCCGGCTGGCCTGGGCCGAGGGCCTGGTCAAATGTCCCGCGCCCTGGGCCAACCTGCCGGTTTCCGCCTGTCCGGGGGCGGACCACGCCAGAATTCCGCCGCCCCCGCATTGAGCGGGCGCGATTCCGTGCTACATTGGAAAGACCCGGCGCCGGGGGTGAACGGCGCGTTGACCGGAGGATGGACCCCTGTCCAATACCGCCCCGTCGGCCTCTGTGCCGGCAGCGACAACCGCGGAGCCCGGGCTGACCAGCGATCAGCTGCTGGACCGCATTCTTGCCTCTCTCGACGACGACAAGGCCGAGGATGTCGTGACCATCGACCTGCGCGGTCGCTCGGCCATGGCCGATCACATGGTAATCGCCTCGGGGCGCAACGCCCGCCAGGTGGCATCGATCGCGGAAAAGCTGGTCGAGCGCCTGAAGGAACAGACCGGCCGCACCGCCCGGGTCGAAGGCAAGGAAACCGGCGACTGGGTGCTGATCGACACCGACGACGTGATCGTCCATGTCTTCCGCCCCGAGGTCCGCGAATTCTACCAGCTGGAAAAGATGTGGATGCCCACCGACGCGCTGCGCTCGGCCACGCTGGATCGCATGCGCGCCGATCACGCAGCGGACGAAGCGGCTCGCAAGACCCAGAACTGATCCATGCGCATGGTCATTGCCGCGGTCGGGCGGCTGCGGCAGGGACCCGAGGCGAAACTGATCGCCGATTATCTGGACCGCCACGCCAAGGCGGGCCGCCCCTTGGGCCTGCCGCCGGTGACCCTGGCCGAGGTCGAGGACAAGCGCGGCGGCGGCATGGCGGCCGAGGCCCCGCTTCTCGCGAAAGCCATCCCCGAAGGTGCCGCGGTGGT from Paracoccus aminovorans includes:
- the leuD gene encoding 3-isopropylmalate dehydratase small subunit, which translates into the protein MDKFTTLTGIAAPMPLVNIDTDMIIPKQFLKTIHRSGLGKNLFDEMRFNPDGSEVPDFVLNQPAYRDSQIIVAGDNFGCGSSREHAPWALLDFGIRCVISTSFADIFYNNCFKNGILPIVMPQEVVDVLMEDAKKGANARMTVDLENLTVTTSDGQSFPFELDPFRRHCLLNGLDDIGLTMEKAPAIDTFEAQMAQSRPWV
- the leuC gene encoding 3-isopropylmalate dehydratase large subunit; amino-acid sequence: MTGNTNAGAPRTLYDKIFDAHVVDRQEDGTCILYIDRHLVHEVTSPQAFEGLRMAGRKVHSPERTIAVPDHNVPTTPDRVNGIENPEGRIQVAELDKNAREFGLNYYPMSDVRQGIVHIVGPEQGWTLPGMTVVCGDSHTATHGAFGALAHGIGTSEVEHVLATQTLIQKKSKNMKVEITGKLRPGVTAKDITLAVIGKTGTAGGTGYVIEYCGEAIRDLSMEGRMTVCNMAIEGGARAGLIAPDEKTFAYCQGRPHAPKGAAWEAAVNWWKTLFTDEGAHWDKVITIRGEDIAPVVTWGTSPEDVVAITDRVPAPEDFEGGKVEAARRSLDYMGLKPGTPLNEVRIDAVFIGSCTNGRIEDLRAAAGILKGKHLAAGVRGMVVPGSGLVRLQAEEEGLDKIFTDAGFEWRLAGCSMCLGMNPDQLAPGERCAATSNRNFEGRMGRGGRTHLMSPVMAAAAGIAGHLTDVRELLAETV
- the rsfS gene encoding ribosome silencing factor; the protein is MPAATTAEPGLTSDQLLDRILASLDDDKAEDVVTIDLRGRSAMADHMVIASGRNARQVASIAEKLVERLKEQTGRTARVEGKETGDWVLIDTDDVIVHVFRPEVREFYQLEKMWMPTDALRSATLDRMRADHAADEAARKTQN